A single Anopheles arabiensis isolate DONGOLA chromosome 2, AaraD3, whole genome shotgun sequence DNA region contains:
- the LOC120897563 gene encoding uncharacterized protein LOC120897563, translating to MAPPVGTPRIDNRPPLMFVENVLKTAKMVRDVERQWTIVRENKELMKRINQIYRTKGFLNVNYNYRVHQSLHSTARGRRARAIERQNQALLNRLLRRKATVDSNLPRRKRTPNWVQVDQLHRMAIEFWERTDRRLCQLSIELCPGVSFDAVNLGSGKLFRIYDGTLVVIRAGTVHSDEDLRAAYGTLRHLERGSFVKQVVDGREYYLITLRTIGRIADGKLVGRVKPSSMEKLDLINSYGSKFGRCKEPIYFDRVRS from the exons ATGGCCCCGCCAGTGGGCACGCCCCGCATTGACAACCGGCCACCGCTGATGTTCGTAGAAAATGTGCTCAAAACGGCCAAGATGGTGCGGGACGTGGAGCGCCAGTGGACGATCGTACGGGAAAACAAGGAGCTGATGAAACGCATCAATCAAATCTATCGCACCAAG GGCTTCCTAAACGTGAACTACAACTATCGCGTGCACCAGAGCCTTCATTCGACGGCCCGCGGGCGGAGGGCCCGCGCGATCGAGCGTCAAAATCAAGCCCTGCTCAATCGGCTGCTGCGCCGGAAAGCAACGGTGGACAGCAATTTGCCGCGTCGGAAGCGAACCCCCAACTGGGTGCAGGTCGATCAGCTGCACCGGATGGCGATCGAATTTTGGGAGCGCACCGATCGGCGCTTATGCCAGCTGTCGATCGAGCTGTGCCCGGGGGTATCCTTCGATGCGGTAAACCTCGGCAGTGGGAAACTGTTTCGCATCTACGACGGCACGCTGGTGGTGATACGGGCGGGCACGGTCCACTCGGATGAGGATTTACGAGCGGCGTACGGTACGCTGCGGCACCTGGAGCGGGGCAGCTTCGTTAAGCAGGTGGTGGATGGGAGAGAATACTATCTCATTACGCTGCGAACGATTGGGCGGATCGCCGATGGGAAGCTGGTGGGGCGCGTGAAGCCAAGCTCGATGGAAAAGCTGGACCTGATCAACTCGTACGGGTCCAAGTTTGGTCGGTGCAAGGAGCCGATCTATTTCGACAGGGTTAGATCGTGA
- the LOC120898000 gene encoding uncharacterized protein LOC120898000 has translation MACESVCCAMLLLLVLAIVSPGVQSVGRPPFLGRREPPRTLQMIGSVNPRMLHKISADLQPDTSKVVHIQVPYYVDRPMQRPKKFQPWVLPPRNQRFASSGGGPHHHHFAPVQQQLHHPGHAPPFGGPFREAPFKAKPILPNEFLANPGPYDTPFVPVMKPSPVNPLPVEPAPPEIAFEPISILPLESPSFDTVRNHVRYLKQKQAAFFEGQGREFGLAGGGSVAPEELAYYGEHGGGSSVHNGDPDRDSERNTLSEHDFGQNDRKYDRRGKAHEVKEEEEEEDGEEDFYDSEGKQYRDDDFEDSRDEADRVAAFEPKKVYTQVRHREVVRHVPRSKEPEKEDEEEDHDEDQDDQDEQGDPKQSDDEDDEEDEDAEHQERHTERRPIRERINLQRKNIVYSEKGRQAHKFDHGSEESFGEFEENEKTKPKRLNRIKRSLDDREEPEMLPVHQESNRTSLVDVLAMMILGNDTLPPHAEALTDPRELHGEELIRFLDEAIQNTTQYLPDKRSDERTHVISIVSPPSNVVKFPYYTRPASEIDVDSALRYAENLTSFSNGLYGTKTSEGIECNEVDVELEEEPEPIEEGAEGFKPIRRLKGLGDKIDCLKRKHFGSEPLDNPLFREEFVGVPRKMYVPKGTTPAVPQQQQTQPNPAVAVYNDVIRHIKKHLASQQRRKNSKSDTEQDTLMIAVPRVFRLDRNDAQPAPSGVHLKREARLVFPQANPLPLSNHISVPIFDISKFVPRFMMRPNEDLYSEDLLPAVTVPTTTPVPRLSSPKVRLQTLVRTAEQLAEGAVEVEEGVEKILLTTQHTPTGTVRDDIADAFDDVLTKPNQPPAPLPPIKPYSVVEQDASGPPEPTFNKSGPPYAALALEPPVAQSILKQRIAPLERNRLDVGKAKRSPVKMRKPRRPTVTRKKVLVFYT, from the coding sequence ATGGCCTGTGAGAGTGTTTGCTGTGCGATGTTGCTATTGCTGGTGCTTGCGATCGTGTCCCCGGGGGTGCAGAGTGTAGGACGCCCTCCGTTCCTGGGCCGCCGAGAGCCTCCACGTACGCTGCAGATGATCGGTTCGGTCAACCCGCGGATGCTGCACAAGATCAGTGCCGATCTGCAGCCCGACACCTCCAAAGTCGTCCACATCCAGGTGCCGTACTACGTCGATCGGCCCATGCAGCGGCCGAAAAAGTTCCAGCCCTGGGTGCTACCACCCCGCAACCAGCGGTTTGCGTCCTCCGGCGGTGGACCACATCATCACCATTTCGCTCCGGTGCAGCAGCAACTTCACCATCCAGGGCATGCTCCTCCTTTTGGAGGCCCGTTCCGGGAAGCCCCGTTCAAGGCGAAACCGATCCTGCCGAACGAGTTTCTCGCTAACCCGGGCCCGTACGATACACCCTTCGTGCCGGTCATGAAACCTAGCCCCGTTAATCCACTGCCAGTAGAGCCGGCCCCGCCGGAGATTGCGTTCGAGCCGATCAGCATACTGCCGCTGGAGTCGCCCTCCTTCGACACGGTGCGCAACCACGTGCGCTATCTGAAGCAGAAGCAGGCGGCGTTCTTCGAGGGTCAGGGCCGTGAGTTTGGGCTGGCAGGAGGTGGTTCGGTGGCACCGGAGGAGTTGGCGTACTACGGTGAGCATGGTGGTGGGTCGTCGGTGCACAACGGTGATCCGGATCGTGACAGTGAGCGGAACACACTGTCCGAGCATGACTTTGGGCAGAACGATCGGAAGTACGATCGGCGGGGAAAGGCGCACGAGGtgaaggaggaagaggaagaggaggacggTGAGGAGGACTTTTACGACTCGGAGGGCAAGCAGTACCGGGACGATGATTTTGAAGATTCGCGGGACGAGGCGGACCGAGTGGCAGCCTTTGAGCCGAAGAAGGTGTACACGCAGGTGCGACATCGGGAGGTCGTACGGCATGTCCCACGGTCGAAAGAGCCTGAAAAGGAGGACGAAGAGGAGGATCATGATGAGGATCAAGACGATCAAGATGAGCAGGGAGATCCCAAGCAATcagatgatgaagatgatgaggaAGATGAAGATGCAGAGCACCAGGAACGTCACACCGAACGACGTCCAATCCGGGAGCGCATTAACCTCCAGCGCAAGAACATCGTGTACTCCGAGAAAGGGCGCCAGGCGCACAAGTTCGATCATGGTTCCGAGGAGTCGTTCGGTGAGTTTGAAGAGAACGAGAAGACAAAGCCAAAGCGTCTCAACCGTATTAAAAGATCTCTGGATGATCGGGAGGAGCCTGAGATGCTCCCAGTCCACCAAGAATCCAATAGGACCTCACTGGTGGACGTGCTAGCGATGATGATCCTCGGCAACGACACACTCCCACCGCACGCCGAAGCACTAACCGATCCGCGCGAGCTGCACGGCGAAGAATTGATCCGCTTCCTGGACGAAGCGATCCAAAACACGACCCAGTACCTGCCCGACAAGCGGTCGGACGAGCGGACGCACGTCATCAGCATCGTATCGCCGCCGAGCAATGTGGTCAAGTTCCCATACTACACCCGTCCGGCAAGCGAGATCGATGTGGATTCTGCATTGAGGTACGCGGAAAACCTCACCAGCTTTAGCAACGGGCTTTATGGAACGAAAACATCGGAAGGGATTGAGTGTAACGAGGTGGATGTGGAGCTGGAAGAAGAACCGGAACCGATCGAAGAAGGCGCGGAAGGCTTCAAACCGATCCGGCGACTGAAGGGACTGGGCGATAAGATCGATTGCCTCAAGCGGAAACACTTTGGCAGCGAGCCGCTCGATAATCCACTGTTTCGGGAGGAGTTTGTCGGCGTGCCGCGGAAGATGTACGTCCCCAAAGGCACTACGCCGGCCGtacctcagcagcagcaaacgcaacCGAACCCAGCCGTCGCCGTCTACAACGATGTCATCCGGCACATCAAGAAGCATCTGGCGAGCCAGCAGCGGCGCAAAAACTCCAAATCCGACACGGAGCAGGACACGCTAATGATAGCGGTGCCGCGTGTCTTCCGACTCGACCGAAACGATGCCCAACCGGCACCGTCCGGGGTGCATCTGAAGCGTGAGGCACGGCTGGTGTTCCCGCAAGCGAACCCACTGCCCCTCTCGAACCACATCAGCGTGCCGATCTTTGACATTAGCAAGTTTGTGCCACGGTTTATGATGCGCCCGAACGAGGATCTGTACAGTGAGGATTTGCTGCCCGCGGTTACTGTGCCAACAACGACACCGGTGCCACGGCTGAGCAGTCCCAAGGTGAGGCTGCAAACGCTGGTCCGCACGGCGGAACAGCTAGCCGAAGGAGCGGTTGAGGTGGAGGAAGGCGTGGAGAAGATCCTGCTGACGACACAGCACACCCCGACCGGTACGGTGCGGGACGACATTGCCGATGCGTTTGACGACGTGCTGACCAAACCGAACCAACCGCCGGCCCCGCTGCCACCGATCAAGCCGTACAGTGTGGTGGAGCAGGACGCCAGTGGACCGCCGGAGCCGACGTTCAACAAATCCGGCCCACCGTATGCGGCCCTCGCCCTGGAACCGCCGGTCGCGCAAAGCATCCTCAAGCAGCGCATTGCGCCACTGGAGCGCAACCGGCTCGACGTGGGCAAGGCGAAACGTTCGCCGGTGAAGATGCGCAAACCGCGAAGGCCCACGGTGACGCGTAAGAAGGTGCTTGTGTTTTACACCTGA